A single window of Hymenobacter sp. APR13 DNA harbors:
- the gltX gene encoding glutamate--tRNA ligase, with protein MEREVRVRFAPSPTGPLHIGGVRTALYNYLLARKLGGKMLLRIEDTDQNRFVPGAEQYIMDSLRWCGIEIDEGIEQGGPHAPYRQSERKPMYRQYAQQLIDSGHAYYAFDTAEDLDAMRARLTAAKVPNPQYNSITRAQMRNSLTLPAEEVKQLLDSGAPYVIRLKVPRKEEIRFNDLIRGWVVVHSSAVDDKVLMKSDGMPTYHLANIVDDHLMEITHVIRGEEWLPSAPLHVLLYRYLGWEATMPQFAHLPLLLKPDGTGKLSKRDGDKLGFPVFPLEFHGTDADGQPTVSSGYRESGYLPEAFINFLAFLGWNPGTTQELFTMDELIENFSIERVSKSPARFDQNKVRWYNEQYLRAKPDAELAQYLIHDLQAQGLEVSADKAEQIAALVKERATFPADLAKEAQLFFQRPSAYDEQVISKKWNAQVAGALAEFARQLPTAPDTTPDGVKALLTQVVEGQGLKLGQVLQALRVAVTGAAAGPDLMAIMSILGTQETSERIEAAVAALPA; from the coding sequence ATGGAAAGAGAAGTACGGGTGCGCTTTGCGCCCAGCCCCACGGGGCCGCTGCACATCGGCGGCGTGCGCACTGCGCTGTATAACTACCTGCTGGCCCGCAAGCTGGGCGGCAAGATGCTGCTCCGCATTGAGGATACCGACCAAAACCGCTTTGTGCCTGGCGCCGAGCAGTACATCATGGATTCGCTGCGCTGGTGCGGCATCGAAATCGACGAAGGAATTGAGCAGGGCGGCCCCCACGCCCCCTACCGCCAGAGCGAGCGGAAGCCCATGTACCGCCAGTACGCCCAGCAGCTCATCGACAGCGGCCACGCCTACTATGCGTTTGATACGGCCGAGGACCTGGATGCCATGCGCGCCCGCCTGACGGCCGCCAAGGTGCCCAACCCGCAGTACAACAGCATCACGCGCGCCCAGATGCGCAACTCCCTCACGCTGCCCGCCGAAGAGGTGAAGCAGCTGCTGGACAGCGGCGCGCCCTACGTGATTCGCCTGAAAGTGCCCCGCAAGGAGGAAATCCGCTTCAACGACCTCATCCGGGGTTGGGTGGTGGTACATTCCTCGGCTGTGGATGATAAGGTGCTGATGAAGTCGGACGGCATGCCGACCTATCACCTGGCCAACATCGTAGACGACCATCTGATGGAAATCACGCACGTTATCCGGGGCGAAGAGTGGCTGCCATCGGCGCCGCTGCACGTGCTGCTCTACCGCTACCTGGGCTGGGAAGCCACCATGCCCCAGTTTGCCCACCTGCCCCTGCTGCTGAAGCCCGATGGCACTGGCAAGCTCAGCAAGCGCGACGGCGACAAGCTTGGTTTCCCGGTGTTCCCGCTGGAATTCCACGGCACCGACGCCGACGGCCAGCCAACCGTAAGCAGCGGCTACCGTGAGTCGGGCTACCTGCCCGAGGCGTTCATCAACTTCCTGGCCTTCCTGGGCTGGAACCCCGGCACCACGCAGGAGCTTTTCACGATGGACGAGCTGATTGAGAACTTCTCGATTGAGCGGGTGAGCAAGTCGCCGGCCCGTTTCGACCAGAACAAAGTGCGCTGGTACAACGAGCAGTACCTGCGCGCCAAGCCCGACGCCGAGCTGGCCCAGTACCTCATCCACGACCTGCAGGCCCAGGGTCTGGAGGTTTCGGCCGATAAGGCCGAGCAGATTGCGGCCCTGGTGAAAGAGCGCGCCACCTTCCCCGCCGACCTGGCCAAGGAGGCCCAGCTGTTCTTCCAGCGCCCTTCCGCCTACGACGAGCAGGTGATCAGCAAGAAGTGGAACGCCCAGGTGGCCGGCGCCCTCGCCGAGTTTGCCCGCCAGCTGCCCACTGCCCCCGACACCACGCCCGACGGCGTCAAAGCCCTGCTCACGCAGGTAGTGGAAGGCCAGGGCCTGAAGCTGGGCCAGGTGCTGCAGGCGCTGCGGGTGGCCGTCACGGGTGCCGCCGCCGGCCCCGACCTGATGGCCATTATGAGCATTCTGGGCACGCAGGAAACGTCCGAGCGTATCGAGGCCGCCGTGGCGGCGCTGCCGGCCTAG
- a CDS encoding TIGR00266 family protein has translation MNSHDVDYQILGNDIQVLEVELDPNETVIAEAGAMVYMEEAIAFETKMGDGSEPDQGLMGKLFSAGTRLITGESLFMTHFTHRGSHGKSKVAFSAPYPGTIIPLDLGTLPQGLIVQKDGFLAAARGTRISIHFNQKLGAGLFGGEGFILQKLTGDGKAFIHAGGTVIEKRLNNELLRVDTGCVVAFEPGIDFSIARAGGLKSMIFGGEGLMLATLRGTGRVWLQSMPVKKLIQALAPTGGNAQKESGGILGNLMGAFDQ, from the coding sequence ATGAACTCGCACGACGTAGATTACCAGATTCTGGGCAACGACATTCAGGTGCTGGAAGTGGAGCTGGACCCCAACGAAACGGTCATTGCTGAGGCGGGCGCCATGGTGTACATGGAAGAAGCCATTGCCTTCGAAACCAAGATGGGCGACGGCTCGGAGCCCGACCAGGGCCTGATGGGCAAGCTGTTTTCGGCCGGCACGCGCCTGATTACGGGCGAGTCGCTGTTTATGACGCACTTCACGCACCGCGGCAGCCACGGCAAGAGCAAGGTGGCCTTCTCGGCCCCCTACCCCGGCACCATCATCCCGCTGGACCTAGGCACGCTCCCGCAGGGCCTGATTGTGCAGAAAGACGGGTTTCTGGCCGCCGCGCGCGGTACGCGCATCAGCATCCACTTCAACCAGAAGCTGGGCGCCGGCCTGTTTGGCGGCGAAGGGTTCATTCTGCAGAAGCTCACCGGCGACGGCAAAGCCTTCATCCATGCGGGCGGCACCGTCATCGAGAAGCGTCTCAACAACGAGCTGCTGCGGGTAGACACTGGCTGCGTGGTCGCTTTCGAACCTGGCATTGACTTCAGCATTGCCCGCGCCGGGGGCCTCAAGTCCATGATTTTTGGCGGGGAAGGCCTGATGCTGGCCACGCTGCGCGGCACCGGCCGCGTGTGGCTGCAGTCGATGCCTGTGAAGAAGCTGATTCAGGCGCTGGCCCCTACCGGCGGCAACGCCCAGAAGGAAAGCGGCGGTATCCTGGGTAACCTGATGGGCGCCTTCGACCAATAG
- a CDS encoding toxin-antitoxin system YwqK family antitoxin produces the protein MLKAKGPVGFWSDHRYDRDLRPHGPWRTYYPASVRQVAGRERYRHGRLVGTSRFYGANGVLERKEVYVRAAAGLMRITYYHPNGRIWRTGQARIVAEPDGSHFYWFGDWPVYSAAGKAEKLEHYEAGKLVSVRPAAAPPTLRPK, from the coding sequence ATGCTGAAGGCCAAAGGCCCCGTCGGCTTCTGGTCAGACCACCGCTACGACCGTGACCTGCGGCCCCACGGCCCCTGGCGCACGTATTATCCTGCGTCGGTGCGGCAGGTGGCTGGGCGGGAACGGTACCGGCATGGGCGCCTCGTGGGCACCTCCCGCTTCTACGGCGCCAATGGCGTGCTGGAGCGCAAGGAAGTGTACGTTCGCGCTGCTGCTGGCCTGATGCGCATCACGTACTACCACCCCAACGGCCGCATCTGGCGCACCGGGCAGGCCCGCATCGTAGCCGAGCCCGACGGTTCCCACTTCTACTGGTTCGGCGACTGGCCGGTGTACTCGGCTGCCGGCAAAGCCGAAAAGCTGGAGCACTACGAGGCCGGCAAGCTGGTGAGCGTGCGCCCCGCAGCCGCGCCGCCGACGCTCCGTCCGAAGTAG
- a CDS encoding GH3 auxin-responsive promoter family protein, which produces MINGILSWAVQRRLASIYHFRDNPLEVQYTVLKELLHTARATDWGRRYGFADSLTGHEFAQRVPVSSYEQLVPDLERVMRGEADVLWPGQVQWFAKSSGTTNARSKYIPVTREALHQCHYRAGRDMVALSTLHYPEARLLGGKTLSLGGTHTPNPLRPEDPASRAGDVSAVIMQNLPAWAEYIRTPPLELALLDEWEEKIERIARHVQHQDVRALAGVPTWMIVLLRRVTELAGAANITEVWPNLRLFLHGAVAFGPYRALFRQLIPGPQMQYLEVYNASEGYLALQDEPDSEDLLLLLNHGIYYEFLSADQWDAAEPQAVPLEAVELGKSYALIISTNAGLWRYKIGDTVRFTSLRPYRIRITGRTKHFLNAFGEEVVVENAEAAIAAACQATAATVRDFTAAPIYFAGAADGSRGGHQWLVEFLKPPQDAAHFAAVLDQTLRQLNSDYDAKRHRDLALVAPTLTIASPGQFERWLARRGKLGGQHKIPRLSNSRDLLEEILRESE; this is translated from the coding sequence GTGATTAACGGCATACTCTCCTGGGCCGTTCAGCGCCGCTTAGCCAGCATCTACCACTTCCGCGACAACCCGCTGGAGGTTCAGTACACCGTGCTGAAAGAGCTGCTGCACACAGCGCGGGCCACGGACTGGGGCCGCCGCTACGGTTTCGCCGATAGTCTTACCGGCCACGAGTTTGCCCAGCGGGTGCCCGTGAGTAGCTACGAGCAGCTGGTGCCTGACTTAGAGCGGGTGATGCGTGGCGAGGCCGACGTGCTGTGGCCCGGCCAGGTGCAGTGGTTTGCCAAGAGCAGCGGCACCACCAACGCCCGCAGCAAGTACATTCCAGTCACGCGGGAAGCCCTGCACCAGTGCCACTACCGCGCCGGCCGCGACATGGTGGCGCTTTCCACGCTGCACTACCCCGAGGCGCGGCTGCTGGGCGGCAAAACCCTCTCGCTGGGCGGCACGCACACGCCCAACCCGCTACGCCCCGAGGACCCCGCGTCCCGCGCCGGCGACGTGTCGGCCGTCATTATGCAGAACCTGCCTGCCTGGGCCGAGTACATTCGCACACCCCCGCTGGAGCTGGCGCTGCTGGATGAATGGGAGGAGAAGATTGAGCGGATTGCGCGCCACGTGCAGCACCAAGACGTGCGTGCCCTGGCCGGCGTGCCCACCTGGATGATTGTGCTACTGCGCCGCGTAACCGAGCTAGCCGGCGCCGCCAATATCACGGAAGTGTGGCCCAACCTGCGCCTGTTCCTGCACGGCGCCGTGGCGTTCGGGCCGTACCGGGCGTTGTTCCGGCAGCTGATTCCGGGCCCGCAGATGCAGTATCTGGAGGTCTACAACGCTTCCGAAGGCTATTTGGCCCTGCAGGACGAGCCCGACTCGGAAGACCTGCTGCTGCTGCTCAACCACGGCATCTACTACGAGTTTCTGTCCGCCGACCAGTGGGATGCCGCCGAGCCGCAGGCCGTGCCGCTGGAGGCCGTGGAGCTGGGCAAAAGCTACGCCCTCATCATCAGCACGAATGCGGGTTTGTGGCGCTACAAAATCGGGGATACGGTGCGCTTCACGAGCCTGCGGCCCTACCGCATCCGCATCACGGGCCGCACCAAGCACTTCCTGAATGCCTTCGGCGAAGAAGTGGTGGTGGAAAACGCCGAAGCCGCAATAGCCGCCGCTTGTCAGGCCACAGCCGCCACCGTGCGCGACTTCACCGCGGCCCCCATCTACTTCGCCGGTGCCGCCGATGGCTCCCGCGGGGGGCACCAGTGGCTGGTAGAGTTCCTGAAGCCGCCCCAGGACGCTGCCCACTTTGCCGCCGTCCTCGACCAGACCCTGCGCCAGCTCAACTCCGACTACGACGCCAAGCGCCACCGCGACTTAGCGCTGGTGGCCCCCACGCTCACGATAGCCTCGCCGGGGCAGTTTGAGCGGTGGCTGGCCCGCCGGGGCAAGCTGGGCGGCCAGCACAAAATACCCCGTCTCAGCAACTCCCGCGACCTGCTGGAGGAGATTCTGCGGGAAAGCGAGTAG